One Natronorubrum halophilum genomic window, TCGTCGACCCGTCCGCGGAGACACTGGCGGAGTGCGGTGGGCTGTTCGTGGATCTCCTTGAGCATGTAGTGGTCGTAGCCGCTCTTTCCGGTGTCTTCGGCGTCCCAGTCGACCGTCTCGACCGACGTCTCGACCGGACGACCGCTCGAGTCGGTCACGCGAACGCCGTCGCCGGTGAGGTGGACGAACTCGCCGTCCTCGAGGTAGACGACGCGGTCGGTCTGTGCGATGAACGCGGGAACGTCGCTGGCCAGATACCGGGTTTCCTCACCGACGCCGAGGACGAGCGGGGACTCGTTTCTGACACCGTAGATCCCCGTCTCCCCCTCGAAAACGGCTGCGATCGCGTAACTTCCCTCGATTCGATCGACGGCCCGTCGGAACGCCGGTTCGGGTTCGGCTCCGGCGTCCAACTGCGACGCGATGAGGTGCGGGACGACCTCGGTGTCGGTGTCGCTCGCGAACTCGACGCCGGCCCCGATGAGTTCGTCCCGGAGCGACTGGTAGTTCTCGATAATGCCGTTGTGGACGACCGCGACCCGCCGGTCGGTGTCTGTGTGGGGATGGGCGTTCGCGTCCGACGGCGGGCCGTGGGTGCTCCAGCGCGTGTGTCCGATTCCTGTCGTTCGCCCGCGAAGCTCGGCCGCCGGCACGGTCGATCGCAACGCCTCGAGTTCCCCCCGTGCCTTGTAGACCTCGAGCGGGCTGTTCGCGAGCGCCACGCCGGCCGAATCGTAGCCGCGGTACTCGAGCGCGGACAGCCCCTCGAAGAGGACGTCGATCGCGTCGGGTCCGCCGTCGGAACCCGCGGCGCCGATGATTCCGCACATCACTGCACCTCCGCCTCGGCGTCGATCGAGCCGCCCACCCTCGCGCCGGCCCGAATCGAGACTTCCGAGCCGACGATCGTGCCCGGTCTGTAAGTCACGCCGCCGCGGTCCGTAGCGCGGTCCGCGATGAGCGCCCCCAGCTTCTCGTTTCGATGGATCGTCTCGCCGACGTGGACATCCCCCGGTCCGCCGACGACCGTCGATCCGGGGCCGACGGCGACACCACGGCCGGCCACGCAGTCGATGACGGTCGCTGCCGTCCCGATTCGGGTATCCGAATCGATGACGCTGTGCTCGACCGTCGCGTTCGCCCCGACGGTCACGTTTTCGCCCAGACAGACGTTCGGTCCGACGACCGCTCCCGGTCCGATCACGCAATCCGGAGCGACGACGACCGGATCCACGACGGTTGCAGCGTCGTGAATCCGGGCGGACGGTGCCCGCTCACACGCGACCGCCCCGGTCTCGAGTAACGTCTCGGCGACCGTGAGAAGATCCCAGGGGAACGTCGCATCGATCCACATACCGTCGGTCGTCACCGCAGCGACCGTCGTCTCCGTTTCGATTAGCGCCGAAAGCCCGTCGACGAGGGAGTACTCGCCGGCCGTGGAGTCGATACCGGTCATGATCTCGATCGCGCGGGGATTGAGGGCGTAGACGCCGGCGTTGAGCCAGTAGCTCCGATCGTCGGTGGGGTTTTCGACGATTTCCGTCACGGAGCCGTCGGTGTCGGTAATGACGCCGCCGTAGTCGGCGACTGCGGCATCGGCGATGACACCGAGCGTCGCGCCGCCGCTGGACTCGTGGCGGTCGATCGTATCGGCGATGATCGATCGATCGACCAACTGATCGCCGTTGACGACCAGCACCGGCTCCTCGATCCTCGACGCCGCCGCGGCGAGCGCGTGGGCGCTTCCGAGTTGTTTCTCCTGCGTGACGTACGCGATCGGCACGCCCCGGTAGGACGGCCCGAAGTGAGACTGGACGGTCGTTCGGCCGTAGCCGACGACGACGGTTAGCTCCGAAATCCCGGCGTCGATGAGGTGGTCGAAGACGTGCTCGAGGATCGGCTTCGTCCCCGCCGGAAGCATCGGTTTCGGCCGGTGTCGCGTCAGCGGCCGCAGTCGAACCCCCTCCCCGGCCGCCAGCACGATCGCGGATCGAATAGTCATTGGTCACAGTGACTGTCTGTCACTGGCTAAAAGCTGCTGGATATCTCGTCTGTTTGCCGACCTGACGTATAGGCCGTCTCGAGGCGGCGTATAGACGAGATAAGACTGTTTTACTGAAGGGGAGTGTCCAAACGCGATCTAGAGTCGCAGTAATAATCACTTCCACCGGTGTTTCATGAACGGGCATCTATCGAGAGTAAAAGCTTGCTTCCCGGTCCCGTCATGCGATTTCACGCAGCAAAATTATCGTTACTGAGTTATTCATTGTTCCAGAAAGCTTATTACGTGATGCTTTATATGTTTGTATACCCCCTACCCGGTGCGAGTCGGTGTGGTTGACACGCTGGTCTCGCTCGCACTCCGGTCGAATCGCCCGCTAACTAACCGAAATACGAAATAACAGAAACTTAATGACAACAAACGAAACTTCATATCGCGAAAAGGGACGCGCCGTGTTCCTGGCCGCGCTTATGGTAATGTCTGTCGTTGCCATGTCCGCAGCGTTTGTGGGCGGGGCG contains:
- a CDS encoding sugar phosphate nucleotidyltransferase; this translates as MTIRSAIVLAAGEGVRLRPLTRHRPKPMLPAGTKPILEHVFDHLIDAGISELTVVVGYGRTTVQSHFGPSYRGVPIAYVTQEKQLGSAHALAAAASRIEEPVLVVNGDQLVDRSIIADTIDRHESSGGATLGVIADAAVADYGGVITDTDGSVTEIVENPTDDRSYWLNAGVYALNPRAIEIMTGIDSTAGEYSLVDGLSALIETETTVAAVTTDGMWIDATFPWDLLTVAETLLETGAVACERAPSARIHDAATVVDPVVVAPDCVIGPGAVVGPNVCLGENVTVGANATVEHSVIDSDTRIGTAATVIDCVAGRGVAVGPGSTVVGGPGDVHVGETIHRNEKLGALIADRATDRGGVTYRPGTIVGSEVSIRAGARVGGSIDAEAEVQ